In a genomic window of Phaenicophaeus curvirostris isolate KB17595 unplaced genomic scaffold, BPBGC_Pcur_1.0 scaffold_51, whole genome shotgun sequence:
- the RAVER1 gene encoding ribonucleoprotein PTB-binding 1: protein MAAAPGPEGAGAGPGAAGPGRAPEEELPALEASEVRSRLERSARQFRNRRKVLIRGLPADVGNQEIHDLLSDYELKYCFVDKYKGTAFVTLLNGEQAESAIRQFHRSKVREKEISVQLQPTDALLCIANLPRLYTQQQFEELVRPFGNLERCFLVYSEETGHSKGYGFVEYMKKDSAARAKSDLLGKQLGTRTLYVHWMDVNQLTSELLHSKCLVVDKLPHSYSDLEELRKVFSASYAPAFCQLAVGQDGQLKGFAVLEYESAEQAESVQRATDGLPLAGNHVRVSFCAPGPPGRSMLAALIAAQATALNRGKGLLPEPNLLQILNSLGNPASLQLLLNPLLHGAVGGKQGILGAAPSVPLVPNPALSTALLQLALQNQSQAQQKPGILGDSPLSSLPHGTLALANAPAQPPSQLLGELSSGGPVPGDLAQGHVKSPILPSGNVALAPFLAPVGAERDNAALGTPGAPLGPAAIAPQPLQGLSGSALGSASALGAGVAAAIQKPKPSENALPAAGVSLLGEPPKDFKIPQNPYLNLQSLLPAPNLGAAATKGFHLQSAVLGSVSKPRVSQPALTEPLLPSPGDAYALPDLGARIYPQSRDHAGSILGSFGPRHKLSSSPAFDRGNLGPPLPPFYSGSPSSYFTSGLQAGLKQSHLSKVVALPPSGSADAVLALGTPPSLHSPHAKTPGGGHKRAFSHLLPSPEPSPEGCYVGQHSQGLGGHYADSYLKRKRIF, encoded by the exons atggcggcggcgccgggcccGGAGGGAGCGGGAGCGGGAccgggagcggcggggccgggccgcgCCCCCGAGGAGGAGCTGCCGGCCCTGGAGGCGAGCGAAGTGCGGAGCCGCTTGGAACGGAGCGCCCGGCAGTTCCGGAACCGGAGGAAAGTGCTGATCCGGGGGCTGCCGGCCGATGTGGGCAACCAG GAAATCCACGACCTGCTGAGCGACTACGAGCTCAAATATTGCTTTGTGGACAAATACAAAGGGACTG CCTTCGTCACCCTCCTCAACGGCGAGCAAGCGGAATCGGCCATCCGGCAGTTCCACCGGAGCAAAGTGCGGGAGAAGGAGATCTCGGTGCAGCTCCAGCCGACGGACGCGCTGCTCTGCATCGCCAACCTCCCTCGCCTTTACACCCAGCAGCAGTTCGAGGAGCTCGTCCGGCCCTTCGGCAACCTGGAACGCTGCTTCCTGGTCTACAGCGAGGAAACGGGACATTCCAAAGGCTACGGATTCGTGGAATACATGAAGAAGGATTCGGCGGCGCGAGCCAAGTCCGATTTGCTCGGGAAGCAGCTGGGGACGCGGACTCTTTACGTCCACTGGATGGACGTCAACCAGTTGACGTCGGAGCTTCTACATTCCAAGTGTTTGGTTGTGGATAAGTTACCCCACAGTTATTCCGACCTGGAAGAGCTCCGGAAGGTTTTTTCCGCCTCTTACGCTCCTGCTTTTTGTCAG CTGGCGGTGGGGCAGGACGGGCAGCTGAAGGGCTTCGCCGTGCTGGAATACGAGTCGGCCGAGCAGGCGGAGAGCGTCCAGCGGGCCACCGACGGGCTCCCGCTCGCCGGGAATCACGTCCGCGTCTCCTTCTGCGCCCCCGGCCCTCCCGGACGCAGCATGTTGGCCGCCCTCATCGCTGCGCAGGCCACG GCGCTGAACCGTGGGAAGGGGCTCCTGCCCGAGCCAAACCTCCTgcagatcctcaacagcctcgGCAACCCCGCgtccctccagctgctcctcaacCCCCTGCTCCACGGAGCCGTGGGAGGCAAACAAG gcaTCCTCGGGGCCGCTCCCTCCGTGCCGCTGGTTCCCAATCCTGCTCTCTCCACGGCTCTGCTCCAGCTCGCGCTCCAGAACCAATCTCAAGCCCAACAG AAACCGGGAATCCTGGGCGACTCTCCCCTGAGCTCCCTGCCCCACGGCACCTTGGCCCTGGCCAACGCTCCAGCGCAGCCCCCCAGCCAACTCCTGGGAGAGCTCTCCTCGG GTGGCCCCGTTCCTGGTGACCTGGCCCAAGGCCACGTCAAATCCCCCATTTTGCCCTCTGGGAATGTGGCGCTGGCTCCGTTCTTGGCCCCGGTGGGAGCCGAGCGGGACAACGCGGCGCTGGGGACGCCGGGGGCTCCCTTGGGTCCCGCGGCCATCGCCCCCCAGCCTCTCCAGGGCCTCAGCGGCTCCGCCTTGGGATCCGCTTCCGCGCTGGGAGCCGGTGTCGCCGCCGCCATCCAGAAGCCGAAGCCGAGCGAGAACGCGCTGCCTGCCGCCGGG GTCTCGCTCCTGGGGGAGCCCCCCAAAGATTTCAAGATCCCCCAGAACCCCTACCTGAACCTGCAGAGCCTCCTCCCGGCCCCCAACCTCGGAG CCGCGGCCACCAAAGGTTTTCACCTCCAAAGCGCCGTTTTGGGGAGCGTCTCCAAACCTCGCGTCTCTCAACCCGCCTTGACCGAGCCGCTCCTCCCCTCGCCCGGAGACGCTTACGCTTTACCC GATTTGGGTGCCAGGATTTACCCCCAGAGCCGAGACCACGCGGGCTCCATCCTTGGATCCTTCGGCCCCAGGCACAAG CTCTCGTCGTCGCCGGCCTTCGACCGCGGGAATTTGGggccccccctgccccctttTTACTCAGGATCCCCCAGTTCCTACTTCACCAGTGGCCTTCAAGCTGGGCTCAAGCAGAGTCACCTCAGTAAG GTGGTGGCGCTGCCCCCCTCCGGCTCTGCAGACGCCGTCCTcgccttggggacccccccctcctTGCACAGCCCCCACGCCAAG ACCCCCGGGGGGGGCCACAAACGCGCCTTCTCCCACCTGCTGCCGTCGCCGGAGCCGAGCCCCGAGGGCTGCTACGTGGGGCAACACTCGCAGGGCCTGGGGGGTCACTACGCCGACTCCTACCTGAAGCGCAAGAGGATTTTTTGA
- the FDX2 gene encoding ferredoxin-2, mitochondrial — protein MAASMAAAGGGGSVTRRLLRGAARGLSGGGAASEDPDGAVVNVVFVDRSGRQIPVRGRVGENVLRLAQRHGLELEGACDASLACSTCHVYISPPHLDRLPPPDEREEDLLDQAPLLQENSRLGCQIAVTPALEGATIALPRLTRNFYVDGHVPKPH, from the exons ATGGCTGCCTccatggcggcggcgggcggcggcggctccgtgACGCGGCGGCTGCTGCGGGGAGCGGCGCGAGGGCTGAGCGGGGGCGGAGCCGCCAGCGAGGACCCGGACGGCGCCGT GGTGAACGTGGTTTTCGTGGACCGGAGCGGGCGGCAAATCCCGGTGCGAGGCCGCGTCGGGGAGAACGTCCTGCGGCTGGCGCAGCGGCACGGGCTGGAGCTCGAGG GCGCCTGCGACGCGTCCCTCGCCTGCTCCACCTGCCACGTCTACATCAGCCCCCCCCACCTCGACCGGCTGCCCCCCCCCGACGAGCG agaGGAGGATCTGCTGGACCAGGCGCCGCTGCTGCAGGAGAATTCGCGGCTCGGCTGCCAGATCGCGGTGACGCCGGCGCTCGAGGGGGCGACGATCGCGCTGCCGCGGCTCACGCGCAACTTCTACGTCGACGGCCACgtccccaaaccccactga